In Sphingomonas sp. LR60, the following are encoded in one genomic region:
- a CDS encoding MFS transporter, with protein sequence MLFVISAIAFLDRTNISVAGVQMRQEYAVDQIRLGWVFSAFLIGYAAFQVPAGWLAARIGPRRLLTLALIWWGVFSVATAWVPPGSAHAITLLMLVRFGLGIGEAAVYPSGNQFVSRWVPAQERGKANGLIFAGVGAGSGLTPPLISAIIAFGGWRASFYVCALIGLVAAVVWFVVARDRPQEHSAVNEAELAYIEAGLPDAAGEAAGPIPWRAILSSRAVWGLFLSYFAFGYVIWIFFSWFFIYLAEARGLDLKSSALFGMAPFLAMTIGCLAGGLINDAVSRRHGLYWGRSGLAMLSFALTALFLLVGSQVDNVPLAVMTLALGGGAIYLSQSSFWSVTADIAGPHTGVVSGLMNVGCQIGGALTASLTPWIAARYGWAAAFGTGAGVVVLGIAAWAIVDPRRLIGADRAPAHDRAAAVAQ encoded by the coding sequence ATGCTGTTCGTCATCAGCGCTATCGCGTTTCTCGACCGCACCAATATCTCGGTCGCGGGCGTACAGATGCGACAGGAGTATGCGGTCGACCAGATCAGGCTCGGCTGGGTCTTCAGCGCCTTCCTGATCGGCTATGCCGCCTTCCAGGTGCCCGCGGGATGGTTGGCGGCGCGGATCGGCCCACGCCGACTGCTGACGCTGGCGCTGATTTGGTGGGGCGTGTTCAGCGTCGCTACGGCCTGGGTACCGCCGGGCAGCGCCCATGCGATTACGCTGCTGATGCTGGTGCGCTTCGGGCTCGGCATCGGCGAAGCGGCGGTCTATCCGTCGGGAAACCAGTTCGTTTCTCGCTGGGTGCCGGCGCAGGAACGAGGCAAGGCCAACGGCCTGATCTTCGCAGGCGTCGGCGCCGGTTCGGGGCTGACCCCGCCGCTGATCAGCGCGATCATCGCCTTCGGCGGCTGGCGCGCGTCCTTTTACGTCTGCGCCTTGATCGGACTGGTCGCCGCGGTCGTGTGGTTCGTGGTCGCGCGCGATCGGCCGCAGGAGCATTCCGCCGTCAACGAGGCGGAACTCGCATATATCGAGGCGGGCCTGCCCGACGCGGCGGGAGAGGCGGCCGGGCCGATCCCGTGGCGCGCGATCCTCAGCAGTCGCGCGGTCTGGGGGCTGTTCCTCAGCTATTTCGCGTTCGGCTACGTCATCTGGATCTTCTTCAGCTGGTTCTTCATCTATCTCGCCGAGGCGCGCGGGCTGGATCTGAAATCCAGCGCGCTTTTCGGGATGGCGCCTTTCCTGGCGATGACGATCGGGTGTCTGGCCGGCGGACTCATCAACGATGCGGTCTCGCGGCGGCACGGGCTTTATTGGGGACGGTCGGGATTAGCGATGCTGTCCTTCGCATTGACCGCCTTGTTCCTGCTCGTCGGCTCGCAGGTCGACAACGTGCCGCTGGCGGTGATGACCTTGGCGCTGGGCGGTGGCGCGATCTATTTGTCCCAAAGCTCCTTCTGGTCGGTCACGGCGGACATCGCAGGGCCGCACACCGGGGTGGTGTCGGGCTTGATGAACGTCGGTTGCCAGATCGGCGGGGCGCTGACCGCCTCGCTGACGCCGTGGATCGCGGCCCGCTACGGCTGGGCCGCGGCGTTCGGGACCGGCGCGGGGGTGGTGGTGCTTGGCATCGCCGCCTGGGCGATCGTCGACCCGCGGCGGCTGATCGGCGCGGACCGCGCGCCCGCGCACGACCGTGCCGCGGCGGTGGCACAATAA
- a CDS encoding DUF2891 domain-containing protein translates to MLDTVTAERFAALTLGHLTREWPYKLDQILTGPADLAAPSTLHPIFHGSFDWHSCVHGWWQVMRLARLFPDMAATSAIEALADRMLVPDRVAGELAYLDRPMTGGFERPYGWGWLLALHDELAQRPDRPWAAALEPLARAFAARFTDYLPKLTYPVRSGKQDSTAFALIHALRWARSRDAGLARLIEDRSQLWFGADRDARPWEPSGEDFLSATLCEAVLMRDVRGGEFAAWLAAFLPDPGNAAIACLRAPAIVTDRRDGRLAHLDGLNLARAWCWRSLADDVPDPAAAHRIADAHLAAALPHLADDYMGEHWLATFALLALTV, encoded by the coding sequence ATGCTCGATACCGTTACCGCCGAGCGCTTCGCCGCGCTCACGCTCGGTCATTTGACGCGCGAATGGCCGTACAAGCTCGATCAGATCCTGACCGGCCCGGCCGATCTTGCCGCCCCGAGCACGCTGCACCCCATCTTCCATGGCAGCTTCGACTGGCATAGCTGCGTGCACGGCTGGTGGCAGGTCATGCGGCTCGCGCGGTTGTTCCCAGACATGGCGGCCACGTCGGCGATCGAAGCCTTGGCGGATCGGATGCTCGTGCCGGACCGCGTGGCGGGCGAACTGGCGTATCTCGATCGGCCGATGACCGGCGGGTTCGAGCGTCCTTATGGCTGGGGCTGGCTGCTCGCCCTGCACGACGAGCTGGCACAGCGCCCCGATCGGCCGTGGGCGGCGGCGCTGGAACCGCTCGCGCGCGCGTTCGCGGCGCGCTTCACCGACTATCTGCCCAAGCTCACCTACCCGGTGCGCAGCGGCAAACAGGACAGCACGGCCTTTGCGCTGATCCATGCGCTACGCTGGGCGAGAAGCCGGGATGCGGGGCTCGCGCGCCTGATCGAGGATCGGTCGCAACTTTGGTTCGGTGCCGACCGTGACGCGCGCCCGTGGGAACCGAGCGGCGAGGATTTTCTTTCCGCCACGTTGTGCGAGGCGGTGCTGATGCGCGACGTGCGCGGTGGGGAGTTCGCTGCGTGGCTGGCTGCGTTTCTTCCCGATCCGGGTAATGCCGCAATCGCCTGTCTGCGGGCGCCGGCCATCGTCACCGATCGCCGCGACGGCCGGCTCGCGCATCTCGACGGTCTCAATCTGGCGCGCGCATGGTGCTGGCGCAGCCTCGCCGACGACGTGCCCGATCCGGCGGCGGCGCATCGCATCGCCGACGCGCATCTTGCCGCAGCGCTGCCGCATCTGGCGGACGATTACATGGGCGAGCATTGGTTGGCGACCTTCGCCCTTCTGG
- a CDS encoding DUF979 domain-containing protein, translating into MIGTNFIYAVAGLMFAAFAVLSATDRGNAKRFGNAGFYALLSVSFLFGDRIGDIGNGMLVLGLVAIAGTGAMGRGARASTTPVERQVEATRRGNRLFLPALTIPATALLGTLAFAAMPRLIDPKQITLVALTSGVILALAIGYAWFRPRPATPFAEGLRLMDSVSWAAVLPQMLASLGAVFALAGVGQVVGGVAGAAIPDGSLIGAVLVYALGMAVFTMVMGNAFAAFPVMFAAVAMPLLIGRYGGDPAVIAAIGMLAGFCGTLMTPMAANFNLVPAALLDLKDKGAVIRAQVPTALPLLVVNIALLYWLGFR; encoded by the coding sequence ATGATCGGAACCAACTTCATCTACGCCGTCGCCGGGCTGATGTTCGCGGCATTCGCCGTGCTGAGCGCGACGGATCGCGGCAATGCCAAGCGCTTCGGTAATGCCGGCTTCTACGCCTTGCTCAGCGTCAGTTTCCTGTTCGGCGACAGGATCGGCGATATCGGTAATGGCATGCTCGTCCTCGGCCTCGTGGCGATCGCCGGGACCGGCGCGATGGGGCGTGGTGCGCGCGCCAGCACGACCCCGGTCGAACGCCAGGTCGAAGCGACGAGGCGTGGCAATCGGCTGTTCCTGCCCGCCCTGACCATCCCGGCGACCGCGTTGCTCGGCACGCTCGCGTTCGCCGCGATGCCCCGTCTGATCGATCCCAAGCAGATCACGCTCGTCGCGCTGACGTCCGGCGTGATCCTCGCACTGGCGATCGGCTATGCCTGGTTCCGGCCGCGCCCCGCGACGCCGTTTGCCGAAGGGCTGCGGCTGATGGACAGCGTCAGCTGGGCGGCCGTGCTACCGCAGATGCTCGCGAGCCTCGGCGCGGTGTTCGCGCTCGCTGGTGTCGGGCAAGTCGTCGGCGGCGTCGCCGGCGCGGCGATCCCCGACGGCAGCCTGATCGGCGCAGTGCTCGTCTACGCGCTCGGCATGGCGGTGTTCACGATGGTGATGGGTAACGCCTTTGCCGCCTTTCCCGTGATGTTCGCCGCTGTCGCGATGCCCCTACTGATCGGCCGTTATGGCGGCGACCCGGCGGTGATCGCCGCGATCGGCATGCTTGCGGGCTTCTGTGGCACGCTGATGACGCCGATGGCGGCGAACTTCAATCTCGTGCCCGCCGCGTTGCTCGACCTCAAGGACAAGGGCGCGGTGATCCGAGCGCAGGTGCCGACCGCGCTGCCGCTGCTCGTGGTCAACATCGCGCTGCTTTACTGGCTGGGGTTCCGATGA
- a CDS encoding DUF969 domain-containing protein, with product MLVLAGIAVIVAGFLLRFNPLLVVAVSALVTGLAAGLDPLAILAAFGKAFNANRFVSAIYIVLPVIGLLERHGLQERARGAIATLKGATVGRLLIGYLLFRQITAALGLTSIAGPAQSVRPLVAPMAEAAAERQGVPPGGDAIPAMAAATDNIGLFFGEDIFIAIGSILLMKGVLEGYGITIQPLHLSLWAIPSALAALLIHGGRLWWLDRRLARAR from the coding sequence ATGCTCGTTCTTGCCGGTATCGCGGTGATCGTCGCCGGCTTCCTGCTGCGCTTCAATCCGCTGCTGGTCGTGGCGGTTTCCGCATTGGTCACCGGACTTGCCGCCGGACTCGATCCGCTCGCCATCCTCGCGGCGTTCGGCAAGGCGTTCAACGCCAATCGTTTCGTCAGCGCGATCTATATCGTCCTGCCCGTGATCGGCTTGCTGGAGCGCCACGGCCTGCAGGAGCGCGCTCGGGGCGCGATCGCAACGTTGAAGGGCGCCACGGTCGGACGACTGCTGATCGGTTATTTGCTGTTCCGCCAGATCACCGCGGCGCTCGGCCTCACCTCGATCGCCGGGCCGGCGCAGAGCGTGCGTCCGCTGGTCGCGCCGATGGCCGAAGCGGCGGCGGAACGGCAGGGCGTGCCACCGGGTGGCGATGCGATCCCGGCCATGGCCGCCGCGACCGACAATATCGGGCTGTTCTTCGGCGAGGACATCTTCATCGCGATCGGGTCGATCCTGCTGATGAAGGGCGTGCTGGAGGGCTATGGCATCACGATCCAGCCGCTGCATCTGTCGCTGTGGGCGATCCCGTCGGCGCTCGCTGCGTTGCTGATCCATGGTGGGCGGCTGTGGTGGCTCGACCGCCGGCTGGCGCGCGCCAGATGA